The window GGGCGACTGGAAACGTGGAGTTTGTCAGCGCGGCGGATGATCGCACCGTGATGGGGTATCAAGAATTACTCGATAAGCACTGGACTCAGAAATATGTCCTCGCGCGGGAGTCCTACTACTTCCGGCTGCTCCAGGCAGATTACGACACGGTGTTATCCATGAGTGCTGACGAGGTGGGGCGGGACTACGCGAAGATCTATGATGGGCCACACGCGCGCGACAAGAAATTCGGTGCGGGGATGGAAGTGAAGGTCAAGGTCCTGAGTGTGACGTTACACGCCGATGCTGTCGGATTAAAGGCCACCGTGCGGTTTGAAAAGACAGCCAAGCATACGGAAGCCGAGACTGTAGGCTCGCCCCAGTATTTCATCGCCACACTGGCCTATGAATATCGTATGTCGATGAAGGGCCAGGAAAAGGATCTGATTCAGAACCCGCTGGGCTACAAAGTGACGAGCTACAGAGTAGACGATGAAATTGGTACGGTCAGCCCGGCGGGCGCCCTGGCTCTGATGGAACGCCCCTAGAAAGGTCATCATGAACGGAAAACTCAGGCGGATGGTCAGGTGTCTGATCCTTGCATTGGGGCTGGCGAATGTAGGGGTCTCCGCGGCGGAAATTCCAGAGCCTGGCGGACTCGATCAACGAGTGCGTTATGTGACGTACAAACAGGATGATGTCACCACCGTGCACGTGCGCCGCGGCGTGATCACGCGCGTCGTCCTCGGGGAAGATGAAAAAATCGTCGTGGCCGCGACGGGATTTTTGGGTGATTGTGCGAAGTCAGAAGCGGAATGGTGTATCAGGGCCGACGTGGGAACGAATCAAGTGTGGGTGAAGCCGAAGGACAACGCGACGCATAACAATCTCGAAATTCGGACGGATAAGCGGGACTACAGCCTGGAGTTTCATGTCCTTGCGGACACCAAGCTGGGACGGTCGCGCAGGCCAGCCGATGGCCACGACATCGAGGAGGCTATGTATCGGGTGATCTTCCGCCATCCGATCCCCTTCCCGAACCCACAGACCGTCATGGCTCTCACCGCCAGTCTGGACCACACTCAGCAAGCGCGTGACAATCAACAAATTGTGGCCGATCGCCTCGCAGCCTTTACGCCGGAGCCACAGAATTGGGCCTATTCGATGGAAGTCCTGACCGGCGCGGATGAAATCGCTCCCGCGCTGGTGTTCGACGATGGACGGTTTACCTACTTTTCATTCCCATCTAACCGTGACATTCCAGCTATTTTTTACATCTCTCCGGCCGGGGAAGAAACCCGCCTCAATTTTCACATGGAGAAGGAACTGGCCGTGGTCCAGCGGACGGGTCGGCGCTTTGTCTTGCGGCTGGGGCAGGCGGTCGTGGGCCTGTGGAATGACGCGTACGATATGACCGGCGTCCCTCCCACCAATGGCGTGACGGTGTCGGGTGTCAGTCGCGTAGTGCGTTGAGGGAGGCATGATGGAACAGAACGTGGCGACAGACGGGAGCGGCGAGCTAGGGATTGTCTCCGTCAATCATCGAGCTGGTGCGCTGGGCCATAGGGCTGCAAAACTCGGGTTCCTCGTGGTGGTGGGGTTGGTCCTTATGATCGGCCTCCTGATGGCCCTGAACAAATGGACCGCTCATCGAACCGCCGAAGCCGAGAAAGAGGAGCACGCGGCGAAGGTCGAGAATAAACCCGCCCAGGTGGGGCCGAAACGTGTGTTCGACTCGGATCCCG is drawn from Nitrospira sp. and contains these coding sequences:
- a CDS encoding VirB8/TrbF family protein; amino-acid sequence: MADASPVKSGDERQFYEQSRDWEIDRSLRLKQSERRAWWVAGLACLLACGLGIGLACLAPLKSTIPYVFAVDRATGNVEFVSAADDRTVMGYQELLDKHWTQKYVLARESYYFRLLQADYDTVLSMSADEVGRDYAKIYDGPHARDKKFGAGMEVKVKVLSVTLHADAVGLKATVRFEKTAKHTEAETVGSPQYFIATLAYEYRMSMKGQEKDLIQNPLGYKVTSYRVDDEIGTVSPAGALALMERP
- a CDS encoding TrbG/VirB9 family P-type conjugative transfer protein; the encoded protein is MNGKLRRMVRCLILALGLANVGVSAAEIPEPGGLDQRVRYVTYKQDDVTTVHVRRGVITRVVLGEDEKIVVAATGFLGDCAKSEAEWCIRADVGTNQVWVKPKDNATHNNLEIRTDKRDYSLEFHVLADTKLGRSRRPADGHDIEEAMYRVIFRHPIPFPNPQTVMALTASLDHTQQARDNQQIVADRLAAFTPEPQNWAYSMEVLTGADEIAPALVFDDGRFTYFSFPSNRDIPAIFYISPAGEETRLNFHMEKELAVVQRTGRRFVLRLGQAVVGLWNDAYDMTGVPPTNGVTVSGVSRVVR